The proteins below come from a single Vibrio cyclitrophicus genomic window:
- a CDS encoding UTRA domain-containing protein, which translates to MRTLATGQSGTQLGRIKASIREQIQSGIFTEGQKLPSERELSELFSTTRITLKDALVSLETEGLIYREERRGWYVSPERIRYNPLSRSHFHQMIREQHRIAETRLLSTRTEMAAGDYAKALEIEQITPIHVIERLRFIDGRAVLFVENVLKAALFEKVLSENLTMSLTGIYREKYGYETQRSRFDVVPTSAPAHVAKALNLAEGQPVLKICRVNYKQDGELMDCELEYWRPDSVVLHIDSIG; encoded by the coding sequence ATGAGAACATTGGCAACAGGGCAATCAGGGACACAGCTAGGCAGAATTAAGGCGAGCATCAGAGAGCAGATTCAATCAGGCATCTTCACCGAGGGGCAAAAACTGCCATCGGAAAGAGAGCTCAGCGAGCTGTTTTCCACCACACGAATCACGCTCAAAGATGCATTGGTGTCATTAGAAACCGAAGGTCTGATATACCGAGAAGAGCGCCGTGGCTGGTATGTATCACCCGAACGAATTCGCTACAACCCATTGTCTCGTTCTCATTTTCACCAAATGATTCGCGAACAACATCGTATTGCAGAAACAAGGCTGCTGAGCACCCGCACAGAGATGGCCGCGGGCGATTACGCCAAAGCATTAGAGATAGAACAGATAACGCCGATACACGTGATTGAGCGACTACGCTTTATTGATGGCCGAGCGGTGCTGTTCGTTGAAAACGTCTTGAAAGCGGCACTGTTTGAAAAGGTGTTGTCAGAAAACCTCACTATGTCGCTGACAGGTATCTACCGAGAAAAATACGGCTACGAGACCCAACGCTCTCGCTTTGACGTGGTCCCTACCTCTGCCCCTGCCCATGTCGCCAAGGCATTGAATTTGGCTGAGGGCCAGCCTGTTCTTAAGATCTGCCGAGTGAACTACAAACAAGATGGCGAGTTAATGGACTGCGAGCTGGAATATTGGCGACCCGATTCTGTGGTGCTCCATATTGATAGCATTGGGTAA